A genomic segment from Corythoichthys intestinalis isolate RoL2023-P3 chromosome 2, ASM3026506v1, whole genome shotgun sequence encodes:
- the LOC130911869 gene encoding sodium channel and clathrin linker 1-like, which yields MRKKYHIHHCKTPSSCNQTFNSMGEPENYDRYLEQKRAQRDEAMTIKRLANLKLMESIAAQEKKVKGLELVLERQKLINENFREMADKKLFEEGVRFTKMNRYKLMKHAEIEKLNEQIGEMKKEIPEIENTLSKYERYKRSIFKLAAPDKEENMNVLPDHEQILERMENLREQNQFLLPYAVKNNYALLGQQQKFENTKKKNEQDLENLRTEISSVKAKIEEETKTSLKISQMVKLYKENRNVELETELESLTAKVTKVYRSCSTSTHFLNPLKKMKRVEEQVFALMGKIDTIPKDLLKKLQAGFYRRRLQEEEKRIQREREDKRLKRSQQRSVQKVPKSEPKDVRTKRVMIRYKVAARPKASKKAHAAEKKVKTFEDEIWEDVVHAGDGACVLLPRLNADKTKSVKKVKEPNVPAVEVKQPRKKAAKADLEQTHLPPISAKEKSEDELVAPPYPITPPSYSDPLGPLRAAKREAPSFRSQGISKSVLLQLGRKKSEPTWT from the coding sequence ATGCGGAAAAAATATCACATACATCATTGCAAGACCCCATCCAGCTGTAATCAAACTTTTAATTCAATGGGGGAACCGGAAAACTATGATCGGTACCTCGAACAAAAGCGGGCCCAACGGGATGAAGCCATGACAATCAAGAGGTTGGCTAATCTGAAATTAATGGAGTCAATCGCAGcccaggaaaaaaaagtgaaaggtCTCGAACTGGTCCTTGAGAGACAGAAATTAATTAACGAAAACTTCCGGGAGATGGCGGACAAGAAATTGTTTGAGGAAGGAGTCCGCTTtaccaaaatgaacaggtacAAACTTATGAAACATGCCGAAATTGAGAAGCTGAATGAGCAAATTGGAGAAATGAAGAAGGAAATACCGGAGATTGAGAATACGCTGAGCAAATATGAGCGCTACAAACGGAGCATTTTCAAATTGGCTGCCCCGGACAAGGAAGAGAATATGAACGTTCTACCGGACCATGAGCAGATACTGGAGCGTATGGAAAACCTGAGAGAGCAAAACCAGTTCCTGCTGCCTTATGCAGTCAAGAATAATTACGCGCTCCTTGGGCAACAGCAAAAATTTGAAAACACCAAGAAGAAGAACGAACAGGATCTTGAGAATCTACGAACGGAGATCAGTAGTGTGAAAGCTAAAATTGAAGAAGAGACAAAAACCTCGTTAAAAATTTCACAGATGGTGAAGCTCTACAAAGAAAATCGGAATGTAGAGCTAGAAACAGAATTGGAATCGCTGACTGCTAAGGTGACAAAAGTGTATCGCTCTTGTTCAACTTCCACTCATTTCTTAAACCCATTAAAGAAGATGAAGCGTGTGGAGGAACAGgtgtttgctctgatggggaagaTTGACACCATCCCGAAGGACCTCCTCAAAAAACTACAAGCCGGCTTCTATCGGAGGCGATTGCAAGAAGAAGAAAAGCGGATACAAAGAGAAAGGGAGGACAAAAGGTTAAAGAGGTCCCAGCAAAGGTCTGTACAGAAAGTTCCAAAAAGTGAGCCAAAAGATGTCCGTACCAAACGTGTCATGATACGTTACAAGGTGGCCGCTCGCCCAAAGGCGTCCAAAAAGGCTCATGCCGCCGAGAAGAAAGTCAAAACTTTTGAAGACGAGATCTGGGAAGATGTGGTACATGCCGGGGACGGGGCCTGCGTCCTCCTGCCCCGACTCAATGCGGACAAGACCAAATCAGTGAAAAAGGTCAAGGAGCCAAACGTCCCAGCTGTCGAAGTGAAGCAACCACGCAAAAAGGCCGCCAAGGCCGACCTCGAGCAAACTCATTTGCCGCCCATTTCGGCAAAGGAGAAATCCGAGGACGAACTTGTGGCACCACCCTATCCCATCACTCCGCCCTCTTACTCGGATCCTCTGGGACCTCTCCGTGCCGCCAAGCGTGAAGCCCCTTCCTTCCGTTCCCAGGGCATCAGTAAATCTGTGCTTCTCCAATTGGGCCGAAAAAAAAGTGAGCCCACTTGGACTTGA
- the arhgap1 gene encoding rho GTPase-activating protein 1, whose product MSSELLVDLSEDPTTAQLGHLKLATLEDQQWPADESTLSKSETDLSQRFDASSPHLPWDHPFYDIARHQIIEVAGDDNFGRKVIVFNACRMPPQHQLDHHKLLMYLKGTLDQYVESDYTLIYFHHGLTSENKPSLSWLRDAYREFDRKYKKNIKALYIVHPTMFIKTLLILFKPIISFKFGRKINYVSYLSELEDVVKCEQLIIPARVKEYDNKLRASLKPTSLPPMSPPRSPPLPNQVFGVSLDVLRKRSPDGDAVPVVMRDTISFLSEHGLEIEGIFRRSANVTLVKEVQLRYNSGEVVNFPEMEDVHLAAVILKTFLRELPEPLLTYQLYNDIVNFASVPSDSQVTVIKTLLESLPEENYATLRYLITFLAQVTANSDVNKMTNSNLAVVFGPNLLWGRDNAMSLSAIGPINNFTRCLLDQQHLIFV is encoded by the exons ATGTCTTCAGAGCTGCTTGTGGATTTGAGCGAGGACCCGACGACGGCACAGCTGGGACACCTgaagctggccactttagaggaCCAGCAGTGGCCGGCAGATGAGTCCACTCTCAGCAAGTCGG AAACTGACCTCTCTCAGCGTTTCGATGCCAGTTCTCCCCACCTGCCCTGGGACCATCCATTCTATGACATCGCCCGGCATCAAATTATTGAAGTTGCCG GCGACGACAACTTTGGCAGAAAAGTGATAGTCTTTAACGCATGCAGAATGCCTCCCCAGCACCAGCTGGACCATCACAAACTGCTGAT GTACCTGAAAGGAACCTTGGACCAGTATGTGGAAAGTGACTACACCCTAATCTACTTCCATCACGGGCTGACCAGCGAAAACAAGCCGTCACTCAGCTGGCTTCGGGATGCTTACAGGGAGTTTGACAGGAA GTATAAGAAGAATATCAAAGCcttgtacattgttcatccaACCATGTTTATTAAGACTTTGCTGATTCTCTTCAAACCCATCATCAG TTTTAAGTTTGGGAGGAAAATTAACTACGTGAGTTATTTGAGTGAACTGGAGGACGTAGTCAAGTGTGAGCAGCTCATCATTCCAGCCCGTGTCAAAGA GTACGACAACAAGTTGCGGGCCTCCCTGAAGCCAACCTCGCTGCCTCCAATGTCACCTCCCCGCAGTCCCCCTCTCCCCAACCAGGTCTTTGGGGTCTCACTTGACgt GTTACGAAAGAGGAGTCCAGATGGAGATGCTGTTCCTGTGGTGATGCGGGACACAATAAGTTTCCTGTCAGAGCATG GTCTGGAGATTGAGGGAATCTTCCGACGTTCTGCCAATGTGACTTTGGTGAAGGAGGTTCAGCTCAGATATAACTCAG GCGAAGTGGTGAACTTCCCAGAGATGGAAGATGTCCACTTGGCGGCAGTCATATTGAAGACGTTCCTGAGAGAACTCCCAGAGCCACTGCTCACTTACCAGCTCTACAATGACATTGTCAATTTTGCTT CTGTGCCCAGTGACAGTCAGGTGACGGTCATTAAGACGCTGCTGGAGTCATTGCCAGAGGAGAACTACGCCACCCTTAGATACTTAATCACTTTTCTGGCACAG GTAACAGCAAACAGTGACGTGAATAAGATGACCAACAGCAATTTGGCTGTGGTGTTTGGGCCTAACCTGCTCTGGGGGCGGGACAACGCCATGTCACTCAGCGCCATCGGTCCAATCAACAACTTCACCCGATGCCTATTGGACCAGCAGCACTTGATCTTTGTCTAA